A genomic region of uncultured Roseibium sp. contains the following coding sequences:
- the rplE gene encoding 50S ribosomal protein L5: MADTAYEPRLKTHYNEVVRKQLLEKFQYKNVMQVPQLEKIVLNIGVGEAVGDSKKARTAAEDLAAIAGQKPVITKAKKSIATFKVREGMPLGVKVTLRRQQMFEFMDRLITIALPRVRDFRGLNPKSFDGRGNYAMGIKEHIVFPEIEYDKVDQIWGMDVIVCTTAPTDDEARELLRAFNFPFTK; the protein is encoded by the coding sequence ATGGCTGATACAGCTTATGAGCCGCGTCTGAAGACGCATTACAACGAAGTCGTGCGCAAGCAGCTTCTGGAAAAGTTCCAGTACAAGAACGTCATGCAGGTTCCGCAGCTGGAAAAGATCGTCCTCAACATCGGTGTTGGCGAGGCGGTCGGCGATTCCAAGAAAGCGCGGACGGCTGCTGAAGATCTTGCGGCGATCGCCGGCCAGAAGCCGGTCATCACCAAGGCGAAGAAGTCCATCGCGACGTTCAAGGTCCGCGAAGGCATGCCGCTGGGTGTCAAGGTGACCCTGCGCCGCCAGCAGATGTTCGAATTCATGGACCGTCTGATCACAATCGCGCTGCCGCGCGTTCGTGACTTCCGTGGCCTGAACCCGAAGAGCTTCGACGGTCGTGGCAACTACGCCATGGGTATCAAGGAACACATCGTGTTTCCGGAGATCGAGTACGACAAGGTCGACCAGATCTGGGGCATGGACGTGATCGTTTGCACCACGGCGCCGACTGATGACGAGGCGCGCGAGCTTCTGCGCGCGTTCAACTTCCCGTTCACGAAGTAA
- the rplX gene encoding 50S ribosomal protein L24 — protein sequence MAAKIKKGDTVVVLTGRDKGKSGEVIQILPSDNKALVRGINMVRRHQKQTQTQEAGIVSKEAPIHLSNVALADPKDGKPTRVGFKVQDDGTKVRVARRSGDLIDG from the coding sequence ATGGCTGCGAAAATCAAAAAAGGCGACACGGTGGTTGTTCTGACCGGCCGTGACAAGGGCAAGTCCGGGGAAGTCATCCAGATCTTGCCGAGTGACAACAAGGCCCTGGTTCGCGGGATCAACATGGTCCGCCGCCACCAGAAACAGACCCAGACGCAGGAAGCCGGGATCGTGTCCAAAGAGGCGCCGATCCACCTGTCCAACGTCGCGCTGGCCGATCCGAAGGACGGCAAGCCGACCCGCGTCGGTTTCAAAGTGCAGGACGATGGCACCAAGGTTCGTGTGGCCAGACGTTCGGGAGACCTGATCGATGGCTGA
- the rplN gene encoding 50S ribosomal protein L14: protein MIQMQTNLDVADNSGARRVMCIKVLGGSKRKYAQVGDIIVVSVKEAIPRGRVKKGDVMKAVVVRTAKDIRRPDGSVIRFDRNAAVLVNNNKEPVGTRIFGPVPRELRAKNHMKIISLAPEVL from the coding sequence ATGATTCAGATGCAAACAAACCTCGACGTCGCCGACAATTCCGGTGCCCGTCGTGTCATGTGCATCAAAGTGCTCGGCGGCTCCAAGCGCAAATACGCCCAGGTCGGAGACATCATCGTTGTTTCCGTCAAAGAGGCTATTCCGCGGGGCCGCGTCAAAAAGGGCGACGTGATGAAGGCTGTCGTCGTGCGCACGGCTAAGGATATCCGCCGTCCCGATGGCAGCGTGATCCGGTTCGACCGCAATGCGGCCGTGCTGGTCAACAACAACAAAGAGCCGGTCGGCACCCGTATATTCGGCCCGGTGCCGCGCGAACTTCGCGCCAAGAACCACATGAAGATCATTTCGCTCGCGCCGGAGGTGCTCTGA
- the rpsQ gene encoding 30S ribosomal protein S17 gives MPKRILQGTVVSNANDKTVTVNVERRFTHPLLKKTVRRTKKYRAHDESNQYKVGDTVQIEECAPISKNKRWTVVAQ, from the coding sequence ATGCCGAAGCGTATCCTGCAGGGCACCGTTGTCAGCAACGCGAATGACAAGACGGTGACGGTCAACGTGGAGCGCCGCTTCACGCACCCGCTGCTGAAAAAGACCGTGCGCCGGACGAAGAAGTACCGCGCACATGACGAAAGCAACCAGTACAAGGTTGGCGACACTGTTCAGATCGAAGAGTGCGCGCCGATTTCGAAAAACAAACGTTGGACCGTGGTCGCTCAGTGA
- the rpmC gene encoding 50S ribosomal protein L29, with product MKATDVRAKTLDELRGELEGLKKEQFNLRFQKATGQLENTARVRQIRRDIARIQTIMREKRVSANA from the coding sequence ATGAAGGCGACCGATGTACGGGCAAAGACTCTCGACGAGCTCCGTGGTGAGCTTGAAGGCCTGAAGAAGGAGCAGTTCAATCTGCGCTTCCAGAAGGCCACGGGTCAGCTTGAAAACACTGCGCGTGTGCGGCAGATCCGCCGCGACATCGCGCGTATCCAGACGATCATGCGCGAAAAGCGCGTGTCGGCTAACGCGTAA
- the rplP gene encoding 50S ribosomal protein L16, which translates to MLQPKRTKFRKQHKGRIHGLSKGGTDLNFGAFGLKALEPERVTARQIEAARRAMTRHMKRAGRVWIRIFPDVPVSSKPAEVRMGKGKGSPDYWACRVKPGRIMFEVDGVPEDVAREAMRLAAAKLPIKCRFVQRIGD; encoded by the coding sequence ATGCTGCAACCGAAGCGCACAAAGTTCCGCAAGCAGCACAAGGGCCGCATCCACGGCTTGTCGAAGGGAGGCACCGACCTCAACTTCGGCGCATTCGGTCTGAAGGCCTTGGAGCCGGAGCGTGTGACCGCACGCCAGATCGAAGCGGCCCGTCGTGCTATGACCCGTCACATGAAGCGTGCGGGTCGTGTTTGGATCCGTATCTTCCCGGACGTGCCGGTTTCGTCGAAACCTGCCGAAGTCCGCATGGGTAAGGGTAAGGGTTCTCCGGATTACTGGGCTTGCCGTGTCAAGCCGGGCCGGATCATGTTTGAAGTCGATGGTGTTCCGGAAGATGTCGCCCGTGAAGCGATGCGTCTTGCCGCCGCCAAGCTGCCGATCAAGTGCCGTTTCGTTCAGCGTATCGGCGACTAA
- the rpsC gene encoding 30S ribosomal protein S3, with translation MGHKVNPIGMRLGINRTWDSRWYANKNEYGDLLHEDFRIREFLLKELKQAAVSKVVIERPHKKCRVSIHSGRPGVVIGKKGADIERLRKKIADITNSEVHLNIVEVRKPEIDATLVAASIAQQLERRVAFRRAMKRAVQSAMRLGAQGIRINCGGRLGGAEIARIEWYREGRVPLHTLRADIDYGVASAHTAYGVCGVKVWIFKGEILEHDPMASERRATAASEGNQGDRGGRRDRGRERAA, from the coding sequence ATGGGACATAAAGTAAATCCGATCGGCATGCGCCTCGGGATCAACCGCACCTGGGATTCCCGCTGGTATGCGAACAAGAACGAATACGGTGATCTTCTCCACGAAGATTTCCGCATCCGCGAGTTCCTGCTGAAGGAACTCAAGCAGGCAGCCGTTTCCAAGGTCGTGATCGAGCGCCCGCACAAGAAATGCCGTGTTTCCATCCACTCCGGCCGTCCGGGTGTGGTCATCGGCAAGAAGGGTGCGGACATCGAGCGTCTGCGCAAGAAAATCGCCGACATCACCAATTCGGAAGTGCATCTCAACATCGTTGAAGTGCGCAAGCCGGAAATCGATGCGACCCTCGTTGCCGCTTCAATTGCTCAGCAGCTGGAACGCCGTGTTGCCTTCCGCCGCGCCATGAAACGGGCTGTTCAGTCCGCCATGCGTCTCGGCGCCCAGGGCATCCGGATCAACTGCGGTGGCCGTCTCGGCGGCGCGGAAATCGCGCGTATCGAATGGTATCGCGAAGGCCGCGTGCCGCTTCACACGCTGCGTGCCGACATCGACTACGGTGTTGCAAGCGCCCACACGGCTTACGGCGTGTGCGGTGTGAAGGTCTGGATCTTCAAGGGTGAAATTCTGGAGCACGATCCGATGGCGTCCGAACGCCGTGCGACCGCTGCTTCCGAAGGTAACCAGGGTGATCGCGGCGGACGCCGGGATCGGGGCCGCGAGCGCGCAGCTTAA
- the rplV gene encoding 50S ribosomal protein L22, whose protein sequence is MGKPKRERTLADNEARAMTRMLRVSPRKLNLVAASIRGKKVGSAIADLTFSRKRIAQDVKKTLMSAVANAENNHDLDIDNLVVAEAHVGKAFVIKRFQARARGRVGRIEKPFSNLTIVVREVEETA, encoded by the coding sequence ATGGGCAAGCCGAAGCGTGAGCGGACGCTCGCTGACAACGAGGCAAGGGCAATGACCCGCATGCTGCGCGTTTCCCCGCGCAAGCTGAACCTCGTTGCGGCTTCGATCCGCGGCAAAAAAGTCGGCTCCGCGATCGCGGACCTGACGTTCTCCCGCAAGCGCATCGCACAGGATGTCAAGAAGACCTTGATGTCGGCGGTCGCGAATGCGGAAAACAATCATGACCTGGACATCGACAACCTGGTGGTTGCCGAAGCCCATGTTGGCAAGGCTTTTGTCATCAAGCGGTTCCAGGCCCGCGCCCGCGGCCGGGTCGGCCGGATCGAGAAACCCTTCTCGAACCTGACCATCGTCGTGCGCGAAGTTGAGGAGACCGCCTGA
- the rpsS gene encoding 30S ribosomal protein S19 codes for MARSIWKGPFVDGYLLKKADKVRESGRNEVIKTWSRRSTILPQFVGLTFGVYNGQKHVPVLVSEEMIGHKFGEFSPTRTYYGHGADKKAKRK; via the coding sequence GTGGCACGTTCGATCTGGAAAGGTCCGTTTGTCGACGGGTATCTGCTGAAGAAAGCTGACAAGGTCCGTGAGTCCGGCCGGAACGAGGTCATCAAGACCTGGAGCCGCCGCTCAACGATCCTGCCGCAATTCGTCGGCTTGACCTTTGGCGTCTACAACGGACAGAAGCACGTTCCGGTGCTGGTGTCTGAGGAAATGATCGGTCACAAGTTCGGCGAGTTCTCGCCGACGCGGACCTATTACGGACATGGCGCCGACAAGAAGGCGAAGAGGAAGTAA
- the rplB gene encoding 50S ribosomal protein L2 yields MALKTFNPTSPGRRQLVQVDRSGLHKGKPVKTLTEGLSKKGGRNNTGRLTSPNRGGGHKRSYRLVDFKRRKWDVPATVERLEYDPNRTAFIALIRYEDGELSYILAPQRLAAGDTVVAGNNVDVKPGNAAPLASIPVGTIVHNIELKPGKGAQIARSAGAFVQIVGRDQGYTTLRLMSGEQRRVLGTCMATIGAVSNPDHANINLGKAGRSRWLGIRPHTRGVAMNPIDHPHGGGEGRTSGGRHPVTPWGKPTKGKRTRSNKQTDKYIVRSRHARKK; encoded by the coding sequence ATGGCACTTAAGACATTCAATCCAACGTCCCCGGGCCGTCGTCAGCTTGTTCAGGTTGACCGCTCCGGTCTGCACAAGGGCAAGCCGGTCAAGACGCTGACCGAAGGCCTGTCCAAGAAGGGTGGCCGAAACAACACCGGCCGCCTGACGTCCCCGAACCGCGGTGGCGGTCACAAGCGGTCCTACCGTCTTGTCGACTTCAAGCGCCGCAAGTGGGATGTACCGGCAACGGTCGAACGCCTTGAATACGATCCGAACCGGACCGCATTCATCGCTCTGATCCGTTACGAAGACGGCGAACTGAGCTACATCCTGGCGCCGCAGCGCCTGGCCGCCGGCGACACCGTCGTTGCCGGCAACAATGTCGACGTCAAACCGGGCAATGCCGCGCCGCTGGCAAGCATCCCTGTTGGAACGATTGTGCACAACATCGAGCTGAAGCCGGGCAAAGGCGCCCAGATCGCTCGTTCTGCCGGTGCTTTCGTTCAGATCGTGGGCCGTGACCAGGGCTACACAACGCTGCGCCTGATGTCTGGCGAGCAGCGGCGTGTTCTCGGCACCTGCATGGCCACCATTGGCGCCGTGTCCAACCCGGATCACGCCAACATCAATCTCGGCAAGGCAGGCCGTTCCCGCTGGCTTGGCATTCGCCCGCATACGCGTGGTGTCGCCATGAACCCGATCGACCACCCGCATGGTGGTGGTGAAGGGCGGACCTCCGGCGGTCGTCATCCGGTTACTCCCTGGGGTAAACCGACCAAAGGCAAGCGTACGCGGAGCAACAAGCAGACCGATAAGTATATCGTCCGCAGCCGCCACGCGCGTAAGAAGTAA
- a CDS encoding 50S ribosomal protein L23 — translation MSKLPHYDKIVGPVITEKSTMASEENKVVFKVANDATKPEIKAAVEALFGVKVMAVNTLVRKGKVKRFRGRLGRQSDFKKAVVTLQEGHGIDVTTGL, via the coding sequence ATGAGCAAACTTCCTCACTACGACAAGATCGTTGGTCCGGTGATCACCGAAAAATCGACGATGGCTTCGGAAGAGAACAAGGTTGTCTTCAAGGTCGCCAACGACGCAACGAAGCCTGAAATCAAGGCTGCTGTCGAGGCACTGTTCGGTGTCAAGGTCATGGCTGTGAACACCCTGGTCCGCAAGGGCAAGGTGAAGCGCTTCCGTGGACGTCTTGGCCGCCAGTCCGACTTCAAGAAAGCCGTCGTAACGCTGCAGGAAGGTCACGGCATCGACGTGACCACCGGGCTCTAA
- the rplD gene encoding 50S ribosomal protein L4, giving the protein MELQVKTLAGGAAGSITVSDEIFGLEPRTDLIHRVVRWQLAKRQAGTHKTLKRSEISGTTKKFVRQKGSGGARHGNRKAPQFRGGGKAFGPVVRDHGHDLPKKVRVLGLKHALSAKAKADSIVVVEDAKAAEAKTKALKGQLQKLGLTSALVIDGADVDNNFALASRNIPHVDVLPIQGINVYDILRANTLVLTKAAVSALEERFK; this is encoded by the coding sequence ATGGAACTCCAGGTCAAGACCCTCGCAGGTGGGGCGGCCGGTTCGATCACGGTGTCTGACGAGATCTTCGGTCTCGAGCCGCGCACCGATTTGATCCACCGTGTGGTGCGCTGGCAGCTGGCCAAGCGCCAGGCGGGCACGCACAAGACGCTGAAGCGTTCGGAGATTTCCGGCACGACGAAGAAATTCGTCCGTCAGAAAGGTTCGGGCGGCGCTCGTCACGGCAACAGGAAGGCTCCGCAGTTCCGCGGTGGTGGCAAGGCATTCGGCCCGGTCGTTCGCGACCACGGCCACGACCTGCCCAAGAAGGTTCGCGTCCTCGGCCTGAAGCATGCTCTGTCCGCCAAGGCGAAAGCAGACAGCATCGTTGTCGTTGAAGATGCAAAAGCAGCCGAAGCGAAGACCAAGGCACTCAAGGGACAGCTGCAGAAGCTCGGCCTGACCAGCGCCCTGGTGATCGACGGCGCCGACGTCGACAACAACTTCGCACTGGCCTCGCGCAACATCCCGCATGTGGATGTGCTGCCGATCCAGGGCATCAATGTCTACGACATCCTGCGGGCCAACACCCTGGTGTTGACCAAGGCAGCGGTGTCCGCACTTGAGGAGCGCTTCAAATGA
- the rplC gene encoding 50S ribosomal protein L3, with amino-acid sequence MRSGVIAQKVGMTRIYNDAGEHVPVTVLRLENCQVVAHRTDEKNGYTALQLGAGTRKVKNTPKALRGHFAVAKVEPKRTVAEFRVSADNMIDVGSEMTADHYVEGQFVDVTGTSIGKGFAGAMKRHNFGGGRASHGNSISHRSHGSTGQCQDPGRVFKGKKMAGHMGDARVTTQNLKVVRTDVERGLIMVEGSVPGAKGGWILVRDAIKKALPENVPVPGAFKASDAAEAAGKESE; translated from the coding sequence ATGCGTTCTGGAGTGATCGCTCAGAAAGTGGGCATGACCCGCATCTACAACGATGCAGGCGAGCATGTTCCAGTCACCGTTTTGCGGCTGGAAAACTGCCAGGTGGTTGCCCACCGGACTGACGAAAAGAATGGTTACACTGCGCTGCAGCTCGGCGCGGGTACCCGGAAAGTAAAGAATACGCCGAAGGCACTGCGCGGTCACTTTGCTGTTGCAAAGGTCGAGCCGAAGCGGACGGTGGCCGAGTTCCGCGTGTCCGCGGACAACATGATCGACGTCGGTTCTGAAATGACCGCCGACCATTATGTCGAAGGCCAGTTCGTTGACGTGACCGGTACATCGATCGGTAAAGGTTTTGCCGGTGCGATGAAGCGTCACAACTTCGGTGGTGGCCGTGCATCCCACGGTAACTCAATCTCGCACCGCTCACACGGTTCCACGGGTCAATGTCAGGATCCGGGCCGCGTGTTCAAGGGCAAGAAAATGGCCGGTCACATGGGCGATGCCCGTGTCACCACGCAGAACCTGAAGGTTGTGCGCACTGATGTTGAGCGTGGCCTGATCATGGTCGAGGGTTCCGTTCCGGGCGCCAAGGGCGGCTGGATCCTGGTCCGCGACGCGATCAAAAAGGCGCTGCCGGAAAACGTTCCGGTACCGGGTGCTTTCAAGGCGTCCGATGCGGCCGAGGCTGCCGGGAAGGAGAGTGAGTGA
- the rpsJ gene encoding 30S ribosomal protein S10 produces MNGQNIRIRLKAFDHRILDASTKEIVNTAKRTGAQVRGPVPLPTRIEKYTVLRGPHIDKKSRDQFEMRTHKRLLDIVDPTPQTVDALMKLDLAAGVDVEIKL; encoded by the coding sequence ATGAACGGTCAGAATATCCGGATCCGCCTCAAGGCGTTTGACCACCGTATTCTCGACGCCTCCACGAAGGAGATCGTCAATACGGCCAAGCGGACCGGTGCTCAGGTACGGGGTCCCGTGCCGCTGCCGACGCGGATCGAGAAGTACACCGTGCTTCGCGGACCGCACATCGATAAGAAAAGCCGCGATCAGTTCGAGATGCGTACGCACAAGCGTCTTCTCGACATCGTTGATCCGACGCCCCAGACGGTGGACGCGCTCATGAAGCTCGACCTGGCCGCTGGTGTCGACGTCGAGATCAAGCTCTAA
- the tuf gene encoding elongation factor Tu has product MAKEKFERNKPHVNIGTIGHVDHGKTTLTAAITMTLAEAGGAEAKAYDEIDGAPEEKARGITISTAHVEYETENRHYAHVDCPGHADYVKNMITGAAQMDGAILVVSSADGPMPQTREHILLARQVGVPALVVFMNKVDQVDDEELLELVEMEIRELLSSYEFPGDDIPIVKGSALAAVENRDAAIGRDAIRELMGQVDEYIPTPERPKDQPFLMPIEDVFSISGRGTVVTGRVERGIVKVGEEVEIVGIKDTTKTTVTGVEMFRKLLDSGEAGDNIGALIRGVGREEVERGQVLCKPGSVTPHTKFKAEAYILTKEEGGRHTPFFTNYRPQFYFRTTDVTGVVSLPEGTEMVMPGDNVSVDVELIVPIAMEEGLRFAIREGGRTVGAGVVASIIE; this is encoded by the coding sequence ATGGCGAAGGAAAAATTTGAGCGCAACAAGCCGCACGTTAACATTGGCACGATTGGCCACGTTGACCATGGCAAGACGACGCTGACCGCTGCAATTACGATGACGCTGGCTGAGGCCGGCGGCGCAGAAGCAAAAGCCTACGACGAGATTGACGGTGCGCCTGAAGAAAAGGCACGCGGTATCACCATCTCCACGGCACACGTTGAGTACGAGACGGAGAACCGTCACTACGCTCACGTTGACTGCCCTGGCCACGCCGACTACGTGAAGAACATGATCACGGGTGCGGCTCAGATGGATGGCGCGATCCTTGTTGTTTCTTCGGCAGACGGCCCGATGCCGCAGACCCGTGAGCACATCCTGCTTGCGCGTCAGGTTGGCGTTCCGGCACTTGTTGTCTTCATGAACAAGGTTGACCAGGTCGACGACGAAGAGCTTCTGGAGCTCGTCGAAATGGAAATCCGCGAGCTTCTGTCTTCGTACGAGTTCCCGGGCGACGACATTCCGATCGTTAAGGGTTCGGCTCTCGCAGCTGTCGAGAACCGCGACGCTGCAATCGGCCGTGACGCGATCCGTGAGCTGATGGGTCAGGTTGACGAGTACATCCCGACGCCCGAGCGTCCGAAGGATCAGCCGTTCCTGATGCCGATCGAAGACGTTTTCTCGATCTCCGGCCGCGGTACGGTTGTGACCGGCCGTGTCGAGCGCGGCATTGTCAAGGTGGGTGAAGAAGTCGAGATCGTCGGCATCAAGGACACCACGAAGACGACTGTGACGGGTGTTGAAATGTTCCGCAAGCTGCTGGATAGCGGCGAAGCGGGCGACAACATCGGTGCTCTGATCCGCGGCGTTGGCCGTGAGGAAGTTGAGCGCGGCCAGGTTCTTTGCAAGCCGGGTTCCGTTACCCCGCACACGAAGTTCAAGGCGGAAGCCTACATCCTGACGAAGGAAGAAGGTGGCCGTCATACGCCGTTCTTCACCAACTACCGTCCTCAGTTCTACTTCCGTACGACGGACGTGACGGGTGTTGTTTCTCTGCCGGAAGGCACGGAAATGGTGATGCCGGGCGACAACGTGTCGGTCGACGTTGAGCTGATCGTGCCGATCGCCATGGAAGAAGGCCTGCGCTTCGCGATCCGCGAAGGTGGCCGTACCGTCGGCGCCGGCGTCGTCGCATCCATCATCGAATAA
- the fusA gene encoding elongation factor G has protein sequence MSRTHKIEDYRNFGIMAHIDAGKTTTTERILYYTGKSHKIGEVHDGAATMDWMEQEQERGITITSAATTAFWNDKRLNIIDTPGHVDFTIEVERSLRVLDGAVALLDANAGVEPQTETVWRQADKYNVPRMIFVNKMDKLGADFDRCVTMIKERLGATPLVMQLPVGAESEFAGCVDILKMKALIWQAENLGAAWDETDIPADLADRAQEMHDALIETAVEVDEEAMEAYLEGEEPTMEKLKELIRKGTINGDFVPIFCGSAFKNKGVQPLLDAVVDFLPSPVEVPAIKGVDPKTEEEAERKSSDDEPLSLLAFKIANDPFVGSLTFCRIYSGVLNKGVSLLNTVKDKRERVGRMMQMHSNSRDDIDVAYAGDIVAIAGLKDTTTGDTLCDALKPVILERMEFPEPVIEIAVEPKTKGDQEKMGLALNRLAAEDPSFRVKTDEESGQTIIAGMGELHLDIIVDRMKREFKVEANIGAPQVAYRETITKVADVDYTHKKQSGGSGQFARIKLTIEPSEPNEGYVFDSKVVGGNVPKEYIPGVTKGIESVMSSGPLAGFPMLDIKATLTDGAYHDVDSSVLAFEIAGRAGFREAIQKAGPKLLEPIMKVEVVTPEDYMGDVIGDLNSRRGQIAGTENRGIVTVITAMVPLANMFGYVNNLRSMSQGRAQYSMVFDHYEQVPQAVAEEVQAKYA, from the coding sequence ATGTCGCGCACGCATAAAATCGAGGACTACCGTAACTTCGGCATCATGGCCCACATCGATGCCGGCAAGACCACGACCACGGAACGTATCCTCTACTACACGGGCAAGAGCCACAAGATCGGCGAAGTTCATGACGGCGCAGCCACCATGGACTGGATGGAGCAGGAGCAGGAGCGTGGCATCACGATCACCTCTGCTGCGACGACCGCGTTCTGGAACGACAAGCGCCTGAACATCATCGACACCCCGGGCCACGTTGACTTCACCATTGAAGTCGAGCGCTCCCTGCGTGTTCTTGATGGCGCGGTTGCTCTTCTGGACGCAAATGCCGGTGTTGAGCCGCAGACCGAAACTGTCTGGCGCCAGGCCGACAAGTACAACGTTCCGCGGATGATCTTCGTCAACAAGATGGACAAGCTTGGCGCTGATTTCGATCGCTGCGTCACCATGATCAAGGAGCGCCTCGGCGCGACCCCGCTGGTCATGCAGCTGCCGGTTGGCGCAGAAAGCGAATTCGCAGGCTGCGTTGACATTCTTAAGATGAAGGCGCTGATCTGGCAGGCTGAGAACCTCGGCGCTGCCTGGGACGAAACCGACATTCCGGCCGATCTTGCCGATCGCGCCCAGGAAATGCACGACGCTCTGATCGAGACCGCCGTCGAAGTCGACGAAGAGGCAATGGAAGCTTACCTGGAAGGCGAAGAGCCGACCATGGAAAAGCTGAAAGAGCTGATCCGCAAGGGCACCATCAATGGTGACTTCGTGCCGATCTTCTGCGGTTCCGCGTTCAAGAACAAGGGCGTTCAGCCGCTTCTCGATGCGGTTGTCGACTTCCTGCCGAGCCCGGTCGAAGTTCCGGCCATCAAGGGAGTCGATCCGAAGACCGAAGAAGAAGCCGAGCGCAAGTCCTCTGACGACGAGCCGCTCAGCCTGCTGGCCTTCAAGATCGCAAACGACCCGTTTGTCGGTTCGCTGACCTTCTGCCGCATCTATTCCGGTGTTCTGAACAAGGGCGTGTCCCTGTTGAACACGGTCAAGGACAAGCGCGAGCGCGTTGGCCGCATGATGCAGATGCACTCCAACTCTCGCGACGACATCGACGTGGCCTATGCAGGCGACATCGTTGCAATTGCGGGTCTGAAAGACACCACGACGGGCGACACCCTGTGTGACGCGCTGAAGCCGGTGATCCTGGAGCGCATGGAATTCCCCGAGCCGGTGATCGAGATCGCCGTCGAGCCGAAGACCAAGGGCGACCAGGAAAAGATGGGCCTTGCCCTGAACCGCCTGGCTGCCGAAGATCCTTCTTTCCGCGTCAAGACGGACGAAGAATCCGGCCAGACGATCATCGCGGGCATGGGCGAATTGCATCTCGACATCATCGTTGACCGCATGAAGCGTGAATTCAAGGTCGAGGCGAACATCGGTGCGCCGCAGGTGGCCTACCGTGAAACCATCACCAAGGTTGCCGACGTGGATTACACCCACAAGAAGCAGTCCGGTGGTTCCGGTCAGTTCGCTCGCATCAAGCTCACCATTGAGCCGTCCGAGCCGAACGAAGGTTACGTCTTCGACAGCAAGGTTGTCGGCGGTAACGTTCCCAAGGAATACATCCCGGGCGTTACCAAGGGTATCGAAAGCGTCATGTCCTCCGGTCCGCTGGCAGGCTTCCCGATGCTCGATATCAAGGCAACCCTCACCGATGGTGCCTACCACGACGTTGACTCGTCCGTTCTGGCCTTCGAAATCGCCGGTCGTGCCGGTTTCCGCGAAGCGATCCAGAAGGCCGGCCCGAAACTGCTCGAGCCGATCATGAAGGTCGAGGTTGTCACCCCCGAAGACTACATGGGTGACGTGATTGGTGACCTGAACTCCCGCCGCGGCCAGATCGCAGGCACGGAGAACCGGGGCATCGTGACCGTCATCACCGCGATGGTTCCGCTGGCCAACATGTTTGGCTACGTGAACAATCTGCGGTCCATGTCTCAAGGCCGCGCTCAGTACTCGATGGTGTTCGATCACTACGAGCAGGTGCCGCAGGCTGTCGCCGAAGAGGTTCAGGCGAAATACGCCTGA
- the rpsG gene encoding 30S ribosomal protein S7: MSRRHRAEKREINPDPKFGDVVVTKFMNSIMYDGKKSTAERIVYGAFDVVENKTRENPIEVFHAALENVMPQVEVRSRRVGGATYQVPVEVRTDRRQALAIRWLITAARNRNETTMVDRLSGELLDAANNRGTAVKKREDTHRMADANRAFSHYRW; encoded by the coding sequence ATGTCCCGTCGTCACCGCGCTGAAAAACGCGAAATCAACCCCGATCCGAAATTCGGGGATGTCGTCGTCACGAAGTTCATGAACTCCATCATGTACGACGGCAAGAAATCCACCGCCGAACGCATCGTCTACGGTGCTTTCGACGTTGTCGAGAACAAGACCCGCGAGAACCCGATCGAGGTTTTCCACGCGGCTCTTGAAAACGTTATGCCGCAAGTGGAAGTGCGCTCCCGCCGTGTTGGTGGCGCGACCTACCAGGTGCCGGTCGAGGTTCGCACCGATCGCCGTCAGGCGCTCGCGATCCGCTGGCTGATCACCGCTGCGCGCAATCGCAACGAAACCACGATGGTTGATCGTCTCTCCGGCGAGCTGCTCGACGCAGCAAACAACCGTGGTACCGCAGTTAAGAAGCGCGAAGACACGCACCGGATGGCCGACGCCAACCGCGCGTTCTCGCACTATCGCTGGTAA